Below is a window of Candidatus Effluviviaceae Genus I sp. DNA.
GCTCGTCGCGGAACTTCGTCTGGATCTGGTAGAGGCAGAACGGAAGCTCGCGGTAGGAACGCACCTCGTTCCTGGCGATGTCCGTCACGACCTCCTCGTGCGTGGGCCCGAGGGCGAAGTCGCGCCCGCTCCTGTCCTTTGTCCTCCAGAGCTCCTTCCCGTAGACGCGCCAGCGCCCCGACTCCAGCCAGAGCTCCGCGGGACTCAGGACGGGCATGAGGATCTCCTGGCAGCCGGCGGTGTCCATCTCCTCGCGCACGATGGCCTCGATCTTGCGGATGACGCGCCAGCCCAGCGGGAGGTAGTTGTAGACGCCGGAGGTGACCTTCCTGATGAGCCCCGCGCGGAGCATGAGCTTGTGGCTCACGGTCTCCGCGTCCGAGGGGTCCTCCTTGTGCGTCGGGATCAGTGCCCGGGTCCAGCGCATGGTCGTCTCCATCTCCTCTCAGCGGCCGATGGTCTCGCTTCTCAGCGAGCGCAGCGCGTCGTACAGCTCGCGGACCTCATCGAACGCGAAGTCCCTCGTGTTGTCGTCGTATCCCCAGAAGTCCTCGATCCTCCTGTTGCCCTCGAGCTCGTACTCGTAGGCCTGCGTGAACATCTCGAGCTTGTCCACGGCGCGCACGAGCCTTCCCTCGACCGACGAGCGGTCGACGAACTCCCGCCACAGGCTCACGTACTGCGAGCCGCCGGGCAGGTCGGCGAAGAGCCGCTCCATGACGCGCGCCTCGGCCTCCTCCTTCACGCCCTCGCCCAGGATCTTCGTGGCGGGCGCGTGGATGTCTCCCGTGACGTGCTCGGGCAGGTCGTGGAGGAGCGCGATGCGAAGGACCTTCTCGCGGTCCACCGCGACGCCGAGGCGGTCGGCGAGCATCATGCTCATGAGGGCCACGGCGTACGAGTGCTCGGCGACGCTCTCGCCCTCCCGCACGCCGCGCACCCTCCATCCCATGCGCGGGATCGTCTTGAGCTGGTTGCACTCGAGGAGGACCTCAAGGAGCTTCCGCGCGTCCTTCATCGCTGCTCCGGTCTTGCGGCATCATCGGGCCGCCTCAGCGCGCGCGCGATCCACGCGTCCACGGCAGCAAGGAGCGAGTGCCCGATGTTCAGGTCGTACCCCTGGCGTTCGAGTATAACCTCTCCGCCGGCGGCTGCATAGACACGGACGCGAGGGAGGCGGGCGTCCGCGCCGGCCCCCTCGACCGCGCGCGCGACCTGCGCGTACCGCGCGGTGACCACCGGAGCCCGCCGGGCGAGCGCCCGCTCGATGAGCGGGAGCATGCGCGCGCTCGGCTCCTCGCGCGGGTCGAACTCGACGAGCGCCTCGAGCGATCCCGCCAGCGACGAGAGCTCGTCCGGCGTCGCCGGCGCCGCCGCGCCTCGCGGCGACACGTCGAAGCTCACGAAGACCGTCTCCCCCGGCGCGGCTTCGAACGGCTCCATCATGACGAAGGGGTTGCCGCTCTCGTCGCGCAGCCCCGCCAGCGCGACGTACGTTCCCTCGCCCACCGTCGCCGTGAACCGCCCGTCGTCGTCGGCCGCGGTCTCGAGCGCGTCGAGGGCCACGAGCGCCCCCGCGTTGAGCGCGCACACGGAGAAGCCGTCGAAGCCGGCCGCCGGCCCGCCCCCATCCGCGAAGGTCATCTCGACCGTCGCCGTCTCGGTGTACCGCTCCGTGACGAGAAGGAGCTCGAACCCCGAGAGCGTTGCGGCGACCGTCACGTTGCCGCGGTGCGCCGCCTCGACGTGTCCGAACTCGCCGAACGCGTCCGGCTCGAGCGGGTAGAGCGGAAGCCAGCCCTCGCCGTCGAAGATCTCGATCCAGCTCCGGCCGCCCGGCTCCTCTCCGAGCGCGGCGACCGACACCCGGCGGCTCGGGATCCCGAGCGCCTTCATCGCCGCGCACGCGAGGATCGCGACGTCGACCTCGCTCCCGCTTCGGGCCGTCAGCGTGACGGACGGCGACTTCCTCGGCCCGAAGAAGTCCGGCTCATGGACCTCCACGGAGTCCGCGAGGAAGCGGTTGACCCTCCGCGCCGCCGCGGCCGCCGAGCCTTCTTCCCGGGCCGCCGGGCCCCACAGGTCGAAGAGCCTCTTCCTCCACGGCGCGAGCGGCTCGTCCTCCATCCGGTGAGCGAGGATGTACGGCCGGAACATGTCGGCCGGCACGGGGTACGGCATCTCGCGGCGGGCGCGGTGGGCGCACCGCACGTGCTCGATGAGGTTCTCCGCCGTCATCTCGACGCGATCCAGGCGGGGCATGCCGACGACGAGCCACACGCAGTCGTCGCGCTCCTCGCCCTGAAGAGTGCGGATCGCCGTGGCGAGCTCGGTCCAGTTGGCTCCGGCGTCGGCAAGCGACGCCGCGAGCGCGTCCCGGTCGGCCTCGCCCACGAGCGCCAGGACGTCCGCGGCGGCCTCGGGCTCGAAGCGTCGGTCCGCCCGCGCGGCGCCGCACGCCGCGAGCGAGAGGGCGCAGAGCGCGGCCGCCGTGACCGGTCGAGCGACGCGTCCGGCGCGGGCCTTCATCGCG
It encodes the following:
- a CDS encoding HD domain-containing protein, which translates into the protein MKDARKLLEVLLECNQLKTIPRMGWRVRGVREGESVAEHSYAVALMSMMLADRLGVAVDREKVLRIALLHDLPEHVTGDIHAPATKILGEGVKEEAEARVMERLFADLPGGSQYVSLWREFVDRSSVEGRLVRAVDKLEMFTQAYEYELEGNRRIEDFWGYDDNTRDFAFDEVRELYDALRSLRSETIGR
- a CDS encoding transglutaminase domain-containing protein, producing MKARAGRVARPVTAAALCALSLAACGAARADRRFEPEAAADVLALVGEADRDALAASLADAGANWTELATAIRTLQGEERDDCVWLVVGMPRLDRVEMTAENLIEHVRCAHRARREMPYPVPADMFRPYILAHRMEDEPLAPWRKRLFDLWGPAAREEGSAAAAARRVNRFLADSVEVHEPDFFGPRKSPSVTLTARSGSEVDVAILACAAMKALGIPSRRVSVAALGEEPGGRSWIEIFDGEGWLPLYPLEPDAFGEFGHVEAAHRGNVTVAATLSGFELLLVTERYTETATVEMTFADGGGPAAGFDGFSVCALNAGALVALDALETAADDDGRFTATVGEGTYVALAGLRDESGNPFVMMEPFEAAPGETVFVSFDVSPRGAAAPATPDELSSLAGSLEALVEFDPREEPSARMLPLIERALARRAPVVTARYAQVARAVEGAGADARLPRVRVYAAAGGEVILERQGYDLNIGHSLLAAVDAWIARALRRPDDAARPEQR